One window of Trinickia caryophylli genomic DNA carries:
- a CDS encoding low affinity iron permease family protein, whose protein sequence is MHASKKHPLSAQNAETVPKSSLPAYPGGHPVTRAFDSFASTITRWAGSPIAFGLAVIVVLTWAVTGPLFHYSDAWQLVINTGTTVVTFLMVFLIQQSQNKDSVAIHLKLNELVAANRAANSELIGIEDISEEDLRKIADAYLALAKKADATKAEKQAVEQSVDEAKSRPGGKAKR, encoded by the coding sequence ATGCATGCGTCGAAAAAGCACCCCCTGTCTGCGCAAAACGCCGAGACCGTACCGAAATCTTCGCTGCCCGCCTACCCGGGCGGACATCCGGTCACGCGCGCCTTCGATAGCTTCGCGAGCACCATCACACGTTGGGCAGGCTCGCCGATCGCATTCGGGCTCGCGGTGATCGTCGTCCTCACATGGGCCGTCACCGGCCCGCTCTTTCATTACTCGGACGCGTGGCAACTCGTCATCAATACGGGTACCACGGTTGTCACGTTTCTCATGGTGTTTCTCATTCAACAAAGCCAAAACAAGGACAGCGTTGCCATTCATCTGAAGCTCAACGAGCTGGTGGCCGCCAATCGGGCGGCCAACAGCGAACTCATCGGCATCGAGGACATCTCGGAAGAGGACCTGCGCAAGATTGCCGATGCCTACCTCGCGCTGGCGAAAAAAGCCGATGCGACGAAGGCCGAGAAGCAGGCAGTCGAGCAATCGGTCGACGAAGCCAAAAGCCGGCCTGGCGGCAAGGCTAAGCGGTAG
- the adhE gene encoding bifunctional acetaldehyde-CoA/alcohol dehydrogenase encodes MAVTNIDALDDLVARVNAAQRIFAGFSQARVDEIFRHAALAAADARIALARMAVAETGMGVLEDKVIKNHFASEYIYNAYKDEKTCGIVAVDDLHGTITIAEPLGVICGIVPTTNPTSTAIFKALIALKTRNGVILSPHPRARRCTCEAARHVLEAAVAAGAPRDIIGWIDQPSVELTNHLMHHRDIALILATGGPGMVRAAYSSGKPAIGVGAGNTPVVVDETADIKRMVASVLMSKTFDNGVVCASEQSVVIVDAVYEAARARFQRAGGYVLDDEERDAVRRILVVGGRLNGDIVGQSAVRIAGMAGIEVPPFTKVLIGEVSSCGADEAFAHEKLSPTLAMYRARDFHEAVASAEALVALDGIGHTSVLYTDQDARNDRVRYFGERMKTARILVNTPASHGGIGDLYNFKLGPSLTLGCGSWGGNSVSENVGPRHLINMKTVAKRAENMLWHKLPRSIYFRRGCLPFALDDLAGKKRALIVTDAYLFNHGRVDEIVRLLEGKGIDVEVFHEVQADPTLAIVRKGVAALEAFRPDVIVAFGGGSPMDAAKIMWVMYEHPTVRFEELALRFMDIRKRIYRFPAMGAKAELVAVPTTSGTGSEVTPFAVVTDEATGTKYPIADYALTPGMAIVDANLVMNMPKSLTAFGGIDAVTHALEAYVSVMANEYSNAQAVQALRLLQQHLPSAYLNGAADPKAREQVHNAATLAGIAFANAFLGVCHSMAHKLGAEFGLAHGLANALLISNVVRYNAADVPAKQTAFSQYDRPVARCRYAEIADALALGGRNDGEKVDALIGWIEALKATLGIPASIREAGVPETLFLERLDELAGNAFDDQCTGANPRYPLMSELRQLLLDSYYGRRYIDAYDEGVAGSARATVTAPFPESREPTA; translated from the coding sequence ATGGCGGTAACGAACATTGACGCGCTCGACGATCTCGTTGCGCGCGTGAACGCGGCACAGCGGATATTCGCCGGCTTCTCGCAAGCGCGGGTCGACGAGATTTTCAGACACGCGGCGCTGGCCGCCGCCGATGCGCGCATCGCGCTGGCCCGGATGGCCGTGGCGGAAACCGGCATGGGGGTGCTCGAAGACAAGGTCATCAAGAATCACTTCGCGTCCGAGTACATTTACAACGCCTACAAAGACGAAAAGACCTGCGGCATCGTCGCGGTAGACGACCTGCACGGGACTATCACGATTGCCGAACCGCTCGGAGTGATCTGCGGCATCGTGCCGACGACGAACCCGACGTCCACGGCAATCTTCAAGGCGTTGATCGCGTTGAAAACCCGCAACGGCGTGATCCTGAGCCCGCACCCCCGCGCGCGGCGCTGCACCTGCGAAGCCGCGCGCCATGTGCTCGAGGCTGCCGTGGCTGCCGGCGCGCCGCGCGACATCATCGGCTGGATCGATCAGCCGTCGGTCGAGCTGACGAACCATCTCATGCACCACCGCGATATCGCGTTGATTCTCGCGACCGGGGGGCCCGGCATGGTGAGGGCGGCTTACTCGTCGGGCAAGCCGGCGATCGGCGTCGGCGCAGGGAACACGCCCGTCGTCGTCGATGAAACGGCCGACATCAAGCGGATGGTCGCTTCCGTGCTCATGTCTAAAACGTTCGATAACGGCGTGGTGTGTGCGTCGGAGCAATCGGTCGTCATCGTCGATGCGGTATACGAAGCAGCCCGGGCCCGATTTCAACGCGCGGGCGGCTATGTGCTCGACGACGAGGAGCGCGACGCCGTGCGCAGGATTCTCGTCGTGGGCGGCAGGCTGAACGGCGACATCGTCGGGCAGTCGGCCGTGCGGATCGCCGGGATGGCGGGCATCGAGGTGCCGCCCTTTACCAAGGTGCTGATAGGCGAGGTCAGTTCATGCGGTGCCGACGAAGCCTTCGCTCACGAGAAGCTTTCGCCAACGCTCGCCATGTATCGCGCGCGCGACTTTCATGAGGCGGTGGCGAGCGCCGAAGCGCTCGTGGCCCTTGACGGCATCGGCCACACCTCGGTGCTTTACACCGATCAAGATGCGCGGAACGATCGCGTCCGTTATTTCGGCGAGCGCATGAAGACCGCGAGAATCCTGGTCAATACGCCGGCGTCGCATGGCGGTATCGGCGACCTGTACAACTTCAAGCTCGGGCCGTCGCTCACGCTCGGATGCGGCTCGTGGGGCGGCAATTCCGTTTCGGAGAATGTCGGCCCGAGGCATCTGATCAATATGAAGACCGTGGCCAAGAGAGCCGAAAACATGCTGTGGCACAAACTGCCGCGAAGTATCTATTTCCGGCGCGGCTGCCTGCCGTTTGCGCTCGACGATCTGGCGGGAAAAAAGCGCGCGCTGATCGTTACGGACGCCTACCTTTTCAATCATGGCCGTGTCGACGAAATCGTTCGTCTGCTGGAAGGCAAGGGCATCGATGTCGAAGTATTTCACGAGGTTCAGGCCGACCCTACGCTGGCTATCGTGCGCAAAGGGGTGGCCGCGCTGGAGGCGTTCCGGCCCGACGTCATCGTCGCATTCGGCGGGGGTAGCCCGATGGATGCGGCCAAGATCATGTGGGTGATGTACGAGCATCCGACGGTTCGCTTCGAGGAATTGGCCCTGCGCTTCATGGATATCCGAAAGCGGATCTACCGCTTCCCTGCGATGGGCGCGAAGGCCGAACTCGTGGCTGTTCCGACGACTTCGGGCACGGGCTCCGAGGTGACGCCCTTTGCCGTCGTGACCGACGAAGCCACAGGCACCAAATACCCGATTGCGGACTATGCGCTCACGCCCGGCATGGCCATCGTGGACGCCAACCTCGTCATGAACATGCCGAAAAGTCTTACCGCGTTTGGCGGCATAGACGCGGTCACGCATGCGCTCGAGGCATATGTGTCCGTCATGGCTAACGAATATTCGAACGCGCAGGCCGTGCAGGCGCTCAGGTTGCTGCAGCAGCATCTGCCTTCGGCCTATTTGAACGGCGCGGCGGATCCGAAAGCGCGCGAGCAGGTGCACAACGCGGCGACGCTGGCCGGCATCGCGTTCGCCAATGCATTTCTCGGCGTCTGTCACTCGATGGCGCACAAACTCGGCGCCGAGTTCGGTCTCGCGCACGGGCTCGCCAATGCGCTGCTGATTTCGAACGTCGTGCGCTACAACGCGGCCGACGTGCCGGCCAAACAGACAGCGTTCAGCCAGTACGACCGGCCGGTAGCGCGCTGTCGGTATGCGGAGATCGCCGACGCGCTCGCGCTCGGCGGGCGCAACGACGGCGAGAAAGTCGATGCGCTGATTGGCTGGATCGAAGCCCTCAAGGCGACGCTAGGCATTCCGGCGTCGATTCGCGAGGCCGGCGTTCCCGAGACGCTCTTTCTCGAGCGACTCGACGAACTCGCCGGCAATGCATTCGACGATCAATGTACCGGGGCCAACCCTCGTTATCCGCTAATGTCGGAATTGCGGCAGTTGCTGCTCGACAGCTATTACGGCCGGCGCTACATCGACGCCTACGACGAGGGGGTTGCAGGGTCGGCGCGCGCAACCGTGACGGCGCCGTTTCCCGAGTCGCGCGAGCCTACCGCTTAG
- a CDS encoding porin — MRVRKQHAAIAAVTAGACLATLAHAQSSIALFGQIDTGVSYVSNEGGKHNLLMDDGVNGPNLWGIRGTEDLGGGTKAIFSLVNQFHVDDGSFMSGKSLFTRTSYVGLDNDRFGKLTFGNQYDFMSDSLFFSGDDPAELAGHFYDYRAGPFQKLALPGNPTGAFDWDRMSGEAVSNTVKYVSPKFGGFSFGAMYGFGGVAGSVGAGNSQSFALDYAQGPFGIDAAYTNIKTYTSGSPQVSVRNWGIGTHYRFGAWMTNALFTTVHNSANGGSVYEGSIGARYNFAPALSAGASYMYMKGNDVVDNNHAHQFAGILDYALSKRTSVYLLGVYQRANSGASAQLSGMNSTAYASSDASQAVVRVGMHTRF, encoded by the coding sequence ATGCGAGTCAGAAAGCAGCACGCGGCGATCGCAGCGGTTACGGCCGGCGCATGCCTGGCCACTTTGGCGCACGCGCAAAGCAGTATCGCGCTCTTCGGCCAGATCGATACGGGTGTGTCCTACGTCAGCAACGAAGGCGGCAAGCACAATCTGCTAATGGACGACGGCGTCAATGGCCCGAACCTCTGGGGTATCCGTGGCACCGAGGATCTCGGCGGAGGAACGAAGGCGATTTTCTCGCTCGTCAATCAGTTTCATGTCGATGACGGCTCGTTCATGTCGGGCAAGAGCCTCTTTACGCGTACGTCCTACGTGGGACTCGACAACGACCGCTTCGGCAAGCTCACATTCGGTAATCAATACGATTTCATGTCGGATTCGCTCTTCTTTTCGGGCGACGATCCGGCGGAACTCGCCGGCCACTTTTACGATTACAGGGCCGGGCCGTTTCAGAAGCTCGCCTTGCCGGGCAATCCCACCGGCGCGTTCGACTGGGACCGCATGAGCGGCGAGGCCGTTTCGAATACGGTCAAGTACGTCTCGCCCAAGTTCGGCGGGTTCAGTTTCGGTGCGATGTATGGCTTCGGCGGCGTGGCCGGCTCGGTCGGCGCCGGCAATTCGCAGAGCTTTGCGCTCGACTATGCGCAGGGCCCGTTCGGCATCGATGCGGCCTACACCAACATCAAGACATACACGAGCGGATCGCCGCAGGTCAGCGTGCGCAACTGGGGCATCGGCACGCATTATCGCTTCGGCGCCTGGATGACGAATGCGTTGTTCACGACGGTGCACAACTCGGCCAACGGAGGATCCGTCTATGAAGGATCCATTGGCGCACGCTACAACTTCGCGCCTGCGCTCAGCGCTGGCGCGTCATACATGTACATGAAGGGCAATGACGTCGTCGATAACAACCACGCGCATCAGTTCGCCGGGATTCTAGATTACGCCTTGTCCAAACGTACGAGCGTGTATCTGCTCGGCGTCTATCAACGGGCCAATTCAGGTGCCTCGGCGCAACTGAGCGGAATGAACAGCACCGCCTACGCGTCGAGCGACGCGTCGCAGGCCGTCGTGCGAGTCGGCATGCATACACGCTTTTGA
- a CDS encoding PNPOx family protein: MSRLPAPIAEFIVAHHVLGLAVVDRGMPWAASCFYAFDEPAASLIVMTSVQTRHGMAMRDSPAVAGTIGAQPERIRDIRGVQFGAWAECLTGAERRAASSLYLARHPIARLRTTDLWRLRLEDVKFTDNRLVFAQKSHWQRIVRPAPAVRVPA; this comes from the coding sequence ATGTCCCGGTTACCTGCACCGATAGCCGAATTCATCGTCGCGCACCATGTGCTCGGTCTGGCGGTGGTGGACCGGGGCATGCCGTGGGCCGCGAGTTGCTTTTACGCGTTCGACGAGCCGGCGGCGAGCCTCATCGTCATGACGAGCGTTCAGACGCGCCACGGTATGGCGATGCGCGACTCGCCGGCCGTGGCGGGAACGATCGGCGCGCAGCCGGAGCGTATTCGCGACATACGCGGCGTGCAGTTCGGGGCGTGGGCGGAGTGTCTGACGGGCGCGGAGCGTCGCGCCGCGTCGAGTCTCTATCTCGCGCGTCATCCGATTGCACGGCTCAGAACGACCGATCTCTGGCGCCTGCGCCTGGAGGACGTCAAGTTCACCGATAACCGCCTCGTCTTTGCCCAGAAGTCGCATTGGCAACGGATCGTCAGGCCGGCACCCGCGGTGAGGGTGCCGGCCTGA